The genome window TTGAGCACAATGTGGCTGGCGGTTTTGAGCGATTCAATCCCGTTGCCACCTTTGTCTGCATATGAGGCCTGTAAAACGTAAGCGCCTTCATTTCCTTTTCCGATATGCTCCGTAAGCTTCACGTTATTCGAACGGGGCGTTTTTTGAGATTCCCGCCCTATTGATAAAATATAGCCAGCAATTTCCTTCGCATTCGTTTCGGATAAATCCGCGTGCGGCGGCATCGGGTATGATCCCCAGTTACCGCTTCCGCCGGTAATGATCTTGCGGGCGAGAAGCGCATCAGCACCTTCCTTATCAGCGTATCTTTTTGCGATTTCCTTTAATGCTGGCCCGATTGATTTGGTTTCCGGCGTGTGACAGGCCTTACAGTCTAGCGAAGCGTATAATTTAGCGGTGCTGGCGTAACGGAGATCGGTTTCTCCGTCGGATGTCAGGGCGCCGGCGAGGTCTTTTCCGTAGGGCAAGTAATTAAAGCTTACTTTAACACGCTGCTGATCAACATTCCCGTCTTCCTTATCGCTCACTTTTACCTGGTAGTCAAACGCTGAATTATCCCAATAAAAGCTGCGGTTTGCCTTTGTCGCTATTGTCACGTCAGGCGGCGTATTGCCAACTTTGACCTGGGTCGTGGCTGTTCCTTTGCCGCCATTCTGGTCGGACACGGTTAATACCACATTGTAAGTTCCGGGCTTACTGAATGTGTGCTTCAGTTCCTTGCCGGAAGCAGTTTTACCACCGATTTTCCAGGCGTAGGAAAGCTTGTCGCCTGCGTCAAAATCTTTCGAATCATTGGCCGACAGCGCAACAGTAAGCGGGGCCGCTCCTATTGTCTTATCAATTTTCAATGATGCGACCGGATTGCGGTTACCTTCCGAATATTCAACCCGAATGATGCCTGAATCGGTGTTTCTTGCAAACCAGTTCGTTCCATATGCCAGCAGGTAAACGGCGCCGTCCGGAGCGATCTGCATGTCCATGGGCGCCACCACTTTCAGTTGAGGCAGGAAAGGCTCCATACTTACATAATTTCCCTCCTGATCCATTGTGACAGCCATTATCCATTTCCTGATCCAATCGTAGATAAATAGCTTCCCGCTGTAATAATCGGGCAATTTATAGGGAGCATTGGGGTAAAGATCACTGTAATACACCGGCCCGGCCATGGCGCTCGCTCCTCCTTTTTCCACCAACGGCCACTTTTTGGAAGGACCTTTACCATACCATATGAATGCAGGCTGTGCGGCTGGCAGCTCTTTCACTCCTGTATTATTCGGCGAATCATTGATCGGGCCTTTCGGATCTTTTCCGGGGCCTTCTTTTTTTGTTTCAAAATCATAGTCCGGGAAAACCTCGTTATCACCCAGGAAATAGGGATATCCGAAAAAGCCCGGCTTGCGTGCCTGATTGATCTCGTCGTAGCTCAGCTTCCCTTCACTGGCCGGCACTTCGGTATCCGGGCCCACATCTCCCCAATATACATACTTGGTTTTAGGGTCCACCGACATTCTGAATGGATTTCTTACCCCCATTGCAAAAATTTCGGGCTTGCCGAGTGAACCATCTTTCGGAAACAGATTGCCGTCAGGAATACTGTAAGTTCCATCTGCTTCCGGCTTGATGCGCAATATTTTTCCACGAAAATCATTGCTGTTAGCCGTCGATGCCTGATCGTCGGCCAGTTCTCTTCCCGGCCTTTCATCGATCGGGTTATGCCCTTCTATTTCTTCTGCATTGGTATTATCTCCTATTGATAAATACAAAAGCCCCGCTGCGTCGAATGTGAGATAACCGGCTGAATGACAGCAATACTGCCGCTGGGTCGGCACTTCCAGCAGCACCTTTTTAGATTCCTGTATCAACTTACGGTCTTTCAGTTCAAAACGCGTTAACTGACTGACGTGCCTATCGCCGCCTACGCCGTAGTAGAAATATATCCAGTTGTTATTCTTAAAATCAGGGTCCGCCGCTACACCTAGCAAACCATCCTCAATGCCGCTGAAAACATTAAACTGAGAGATCGTCGAGAGTTCTCTGGTCTTGTTATCAAAGTAACGGACAGCACCTTTTCTTTCCGCAACTACAATGTCATAATTAGGCAAAATGGCCATTTCCATCGGCTCGTCTAAGCCCGAAACAACCGTCGTATAGGTAAACCGGCTCGAATCCGGTCCATTTACCGGAACGGATGGTCCGGCATCAACAACCCTGAACAACGGTTTTTCTTTCCTGGAAACAGAGGCAATGCTTAACAGGCCAATCGACAGCAGCCCGCTCAAATACAAGATTTTTTTCACTTGAAACATATTAGGTATGTAACTGATGAGTCCGATACGCTGGACTAATGTACGAATTCAGGCATACAGACTTGCCACATTTTAGCATGGCAAGTCTGTAATTTCTAATAATTTGGATTTTGCGTGATAGAACCGCCTGACCTGTCTATCTCGATTTGCGGAACAGGAAAAATCTCGTTTTTACCTGCTGTGAAATTTCCGCCTTTGCCATTTGACCCAGGTTTCAGCGCATAGGATTTCATGGTTGGTACCAGCGTATTCCAGCGGATAAGGTCAAACAGGCGATGGTATTCCATAGCGAGCTCCACGCGGCGTTCGTGGCGGACTGCCTTGCGCAGATCGTCGGTTGCTTTCACATCCGGCAAAGCCTTTGCGGAAATGCTGGTAACCCTTGACACGGCTTCCACGTCTTTTCTCATGCTGCCAGAAGCACGCTTGCGAACCTGGTTGATATAGTCTGCG of Dyadobacter chenhuakuii contains these proteins:
- a CDS encoding PQQ-dependent sugar dehydrogenase; its protein translation is MKKILYLSGLLSIGLLSIASVSRKEKPLFRVVDAGPSVPVNGPDSSRFTYTTVVSGLDEPMEMAILPNYDIVVAERKGAVRYFDNKTRELSTISQFNVFSGIEDGLLGVAADPDFKNNNWIYFYYGVGGDRHVSQLTRFELKDRKLIQESKKVLLEVPTQRQYCCHSAGYLTFDAAGLLYLSIGDNTNAEEIEGHNPIDERPGRELADDQASTANSNDFRGKILRIKPEADGTYSIPDGNLFPKDGSLGKPEIFAMGVRNPFRMSVDPKTKYVYWGDVGPDTEVPASEGKLSYDEINQARKPGFFGYPYFLGDNEVFPDYDFETKKEGPGKDPKGPINDSPNNTGVKELPAAQPAFIWYGKGPSKKWPLVEKGGASAMAGPVYYSDLYPNAPYKLPDYYSGKLFIYDWIRKWIMAVTMDQEGNYVSMEPFLPQLKVVAPMDMQIAPDGAVYLLAYGTNWFARNTDSGIIRVEYSEGNRNPVASLKIDKTIGAAPLTVALSANDSKDFDAGDKLSYAWKIGGKTASGKELKHTFSKPGTYNVVLTVSDQNGGKGTATTQVKVGNTPPDVTIATKANRSFYWDNSAFDYQVKVSDKEDGNVDQQRVKVSFNYLPYGKDLAGALTSDGETDLRYASTAKLYASLDCKACHTPETKSIGPALKEIAKRYADKEGADALLARKIITGGSGNWGSYPMPPHADLSETNAKEIAGYILSIGRESQKTPRSNNVKLTEHIGKGNEGAYVLQASYADKGGNGIESLKTASHIVLKNPLIQLEDYHEGNVNVVIATKNTGYISYISHITHGKYTRFNAIDLNHIKKIRFRIQEQGIGGTIEMRQGSKDGLLLGSLTVPEGKVADPKTDWKELVMPVKASGGIHDLFFVFKNENKKGPLFHVDWMYFEN